The window CaaaactgtcaactgaaataaacacgcagcctaaaagttaagttatgttttatttggtgggaggactcgagccgggatgacagcctctcagatcgctctgagggactgctctgaagaggtaggggaggaagctaggatatataggagctttacaacaaagaccaggtagttggaacaataaaagattacttgttatctaaagaaaaccaggcatctcaagttaaagaatttagtgcttttctatgtatgggaggaagcaaacatttgggctcactgaatccattcctttgacaagcacctagctacctagggccagtatcctgtcctttcttattctgagtccgctcagggtgcaccattgtgagtggctgcagaggctgggctacaggcctgtccccactggtGGGTGGTGGCAGCTACTGATGACTTGGtgtcagcattctttgtttactgatatggttgcagtattttcactcacattgcagtatttttgttcacaaTACCATGTGATAGAGTCCTGGGAAGGAAAGGCAAAACAATGAGCCAGAGATTAATGTGTCAGGGACTATAAGCATGAGAGTTAGGCATAAAATATGCCCAGAGTCCCCCATCCGTCCAGGCTACTTGGGAGGTGGCCAGAATGCCAAATCCAATATGAATATGATTAGCAGAAAAATATCCTTTTTGGTCCCAATCTTAGGCTCTATAGTTAAAAAGTCGGGCTCCACGGGGATTGGGTGCCCTGCAAGGGACCCAAGAGACGGATTGACTATGAGGACTCCGTTCTTTAGACATATGACAGTGAGCAACAGGCAGAGTGAAGGCTGCAGAAGTTGTTTGATTAATGTCAAAAGCTGcagtaaaaatgaaagttaaattaGCATGTTTTGTGCCGGTCTTAGGTAAACAGTACAAATAAGTACAGGTTTTACCATGTAAGCAAAAGGATGAAGGGACATTAGACACACAAATCGGGTGGGGGGGGGAAGAGGAGATAAAAGAAGCCGTTTTATTTAGCATCTTCCAATCACTATTTTCTAACAGGTGACTCTGAGGAGCAAGCCAGACTCCTCCAGTCCATTGAGTATCGTTAGTGCTGAGTAGGGGGTCTGCATCCCACCAAGTGACTGGCCGGAAAACTGGAGGGTCAATAATACGGGCCCAATACAGATGGGCCCCTGTCATTAAAGGAAGCGacagaaagagtaaaagaaacaACAATACCTGAGCTGATGTATGAGAAATTACTGTTTGATATGCCAGAAACCTGTATTTTGGAGTGTGAGGCACTTTTGCCTCCCTCAGGACCTTAGAGGCCTGAGAATCTAATTTCTTTATCTGGCCCCAAGATATGTTAATTGCTTCCCGGGTGGAGGCTGCTATCCAGGGTGTTGCAGAGTCAATCTGTCTTTTCCATTTGGCAGGGCTTGATCCTGTTGGCTTCATTGGCTTTGATCTTTGTTGTCCTTTCtgatttagattttttatttcctctgtgagCTGCAGGTCTAGAGTCAGGTGACTCTGGTTGCTCCAATCCATGGGATGGCTTGATAAAGGGTTTGAGATGATGAACAGGTAGCCACCTGAGGCCTGAAGGAGAAAGAACACAAGCATAGCCTCACCCCCAGGTTAGCAATTCAAAAGGGCCCTCCTAGTTTGGTGACTCTAGGGCTATATCTTTGATAAGAACTTTAGCTTTTGGGCTATTCTCTGAATGCTGCATAAAGTGCCTTTCTGCTGCCGATAAACCTTGGGCATCACAGTTAAGAAAATTTAGGGTGTACAATGCTTTATTCAAAGATTCTGCTGGGGGTGTCCCTGGTGGGttcccccttttttgttttaacaattgTTTTAAGGTACAATGAGACTGTTCAAAAATGGCCTGACCTGTGGGATTATAAGGAATTCCAGTAATATGTTGAATTTTCCAATCTTGAcagaatagtttaaatttttgagatgtatagcCAGGACCATTGTCCATCTTAATCTGTTGAGGCTTACCCATATAGGCAAAAGAGAGAAGATGTTTGATAATATATTAATTTGTTTCCCAGTATGCAGGGAGGCtgagacaaaatgagaaaaagtatcAATGGAGACCTGTAGATAtttcaattttccaaagaaggGGACTTGCGTGATGTCCATTTGCCATACCTGATTAGGGGATAAGCCTCTGGGGTTGATGCCCCTTGATGGTTGACTGCTGGCTATTCATTGACAGTCAGGATAGGCAGCAATGATTTGTTTAGCCTGTGCCTTGGTGAGATGAAACTGTTTGATGAGGGATTTATAATTTTGGTGAAAAAACTCATGAGAATGTTGCATAGCCTTAGAGGCCTGGCTAAAGCCAACAAATTGATCAGCAATTTCATTTCCTAATGTCAAAGGACCAGGCAGATTACTATGAGAGCGAATATGGGTGATAAATAAAGGGTGTTGTCACTTATCAATGAGggattaaagagaaaggaaaagagaaagtaggTTTTGATTATTTAAGTCTTTGACAATAGCTTCCTCTATATGCTGCACTACATAAATCTGTGTCAGCAACCATATTGAGGGGTTGGGAAGAAAAGCGTTGTAAAGCCATAATGGCAACTTTCAGTTCAGCCCTCTGGGTAGAGGGCTGCCCTGAAGTGACaaactttttccagtttttatcaAGCCATACAACGACCGATTTAGTTGTGTTTTCCAGTACCATCAATAAAGACTGTAAGAGCACCTGGAATAGGGGAATGTATTACCTTAGAAGGTAAAGTGATATTGAGTAAAGGTAATTGTTGTAAGAGTTTATCTGAGGGCAAAGAGTAAGTAAATTGTGCCATGAAGTCAGCCAAAGCTGTCTGAAATTCCAAAGATTGTGAGACTAAATGGttagttttccagtgaaattcCAGGGAAGATAACATCAGGATCATAACCAGTTAGTTGTTGACAGCGAAGTCATTTGAAGAACAAATTTGTAAGCTGTTGAGTACAAGctgttaaagattttttaaagggatGAGGTAGGAAAAGCCATTCAAGACAACTTAATCCATTAATCAGCTGTCCCAAGAGACCTGTGGGAGAGTGAAGggttggaaaaagaaatagataaacagggttTCCAATTTGTTGACCAGAAAACTGCTTTTGCAACAAGACTTGCTCCACAAGTGTGACTTCTTGTAAAGCTTCTGGAGTTAGTGCTTGTGGGGAGTCCAAAGCAGGgttcattttaaagtattaagCAAATGAGATAATTGACCTGTAAGGATGCCAAGAACTGGACAAATCCAGTTAATGGCCCcgagaaatttttgaaaatcattaagaGTTTGTAGGTTTTCTGTCTGTAAATGAATAGGTTGAGGCCAGACAGTTCAGTGGAAAACAATGTAACCTAGATAGTTCCAAGGCTGTTCAATTTGTACTTTATCTGGAACTATCTTTAAACCAAAGGAAAGCCAAAGAGGATTGTAGGAAATTTATAAGTGGAGAGTAGTTGTGTCTGCAAAGGAGCTGCTAAAAGAATTCCATCCATATAATGACAAATTAGACAAGCAGGATGTTGAGAGCAAGTTGGAAGTAGAGCTTGAGgaacaaaatattgaaagattttGGGCTATTAATGATCCCTTGTGGAAGAACTCACCACTGGAAATGTGAAAGAGGGGCTTGATTATTTACAGTAGGtagagagaaagcaaaatgttCTCTGTCTTATTCAGCTAAaggaatggtaaaaaaaaaaaaaaaagcagtctttTAAGTCAATTACAATTAAGGGCCAATCAGAAGGAAGCATGGAAGGGTTAGGGAGACCCAGCTGTAAGGCCCCCATCAGTTGAATGATTTCATTAATAGCTCTTAAGTCTTGTATTAATCTCCATTTGCCTGACTTTTTTTGGAATGGTGAATATAGGCATATTCCATGGACTCATAGCCAATTGTTCCTGAACTAATAATTTTGCTTGAGAGAGATGCTCCCCTTTCAGAGGCCACTGCTCAATCCAAATGGGTGTGGATGAAGTCCAGACCAGTGGAAGGGGAGGTATCTTAGCAGTGGCCCTTACCCAAAAGACTGTATAATGACTTTGCATTGTTTCAAAAAGTCTCTACCCCAGAGGGAGACTGGAATGGGTAACATAAAGGGTTGGATATAAGCGACTTGCCCCTTAGGGCCTGtgcatttgaaagaatttttactTTGCATTGGCAGATTTGTTCCCCAACACCAGTAATGACTGATTGGCCTACAGATTTTTCCCATTGAGGAGGCCACTCGTGTTGCATGATAACAGAAACATCTGCCTCTGTATCTAATAATCCATGATTAGTTATGCCATTTAGATTTACTGGTAAAAGAGGCTGTTGAAACTCAATCCTTTTTGTCCAGTAGAGGGCTGCCACAGCTAAAGGATGACTAGTTATAGAGCTGGCAAATATCCCTTTAAGGGGAAGGAGCAGAAGTTTTGCAGGCTGAGTTTCAGGAGAGAGGCCATGAAGTCCGAACGATTGTAAAAGCACTTTCACTTCACCAGTAAAGTTAGAATCAAGTAATTGAGGTAAAACTAGAATGCCTTGCTGTGATATGTCTGAGCAGCCTATGATTAGACCCTGGGTCCCTTCAGGGGAAGGACCAGAGATTTTAGTAGAGGCAGAGTATATATAATCTTGTTTCTTAATAATTAATTCTGAGATAGACCATAAGTCCACTGCAGAGGCACTGCTGAAGGGGTTTCTGCAGGACTGAACTGAGGAGGCTGGGTCATAAAGACCTGTGTTTGAGCTGACCAGGCAGGATTGCTCAACTTGGGATTTGTGGCATGGGAGCTGGTGCCCCATTTCCTGTTTCCTGAAATCAGATTGCCATTCTTATCAAATTTAGAGTGGCATTGGTTTGCCCAATGTCTCCCTTTGCCTGCACTGAGGGCAGTCTTTGTTAGGTAATTTTTGAGGTGGACCTCCTTGCCCTCCCTTATTGGATTTGTGGCATTCCCTTTGAAAATGGCCAGGTTTACCACACTTAAAGCAGGTCACAGCAGAGGGTGATCTCATTAAAGCTGCAGGGACCTAAGCATGATGGGttcagtttccacattttggcCAGCTCTTATATAATCGGctgtagttttgttttgagtTCAAATACTGGCAACAGCTGCCTGGCAATCTGCATTAGCATTTTCATAAGCCAGCTGTTGTAAGAGCACTTTTGCTGCCTCCTGATTATCTACTTGGCAAGAGATGCTCTGTTCTAAGTGATTAATAAAATCAAGATAAGGTTCTGTGGAGCCTTGTTGAATGGTAACAAAGAAGCCACTAGCAGCTTTGGTATTGGGACTCTTACACCATGCCATGAGGGCAATATCAGTACATTGCCTAAAAGTCAGCCTATCCATATGGATCTGTTGCTGAGTATCAGCATAGTGACCTGTTCCTTCAAGCATTTCTACAGATCAATCAATACCAGCATTAGCATTACAAGTAGTTTGTAAGAGACAACCTACATGATATTCAGAAGACCAAACAGCAAATTGAGCAGGAGTTAAGACAGTTTTTACAAGAGCTCTCCAATCCCAAGGAGTCATAACATATGCATTTCCAACTGTATCGAGAATACCTTTAGTAAATGAACTCTGAGCCCCATTTTCCATAACACTAGCTTTTAGTTCCTTGAATACCGAGAAAGGGACAGCCTCATGCTTAACACCTTGCCCATGCCCTGCAATCACTGGGTAAGCATGTAACTCTCCCAAATGTAAGCCTTCTTTAAAACATTGTTCCATAGCAGTTTGCTTACAGTTGTAATCCTCAGGAcggggagaaggaggtggtggcAGCGGTAAACTGATCTCCTGTGAAAGAGGGGCAGATGGTGCAGAAAGGACCGGGGGAGATgtaggaggaggagaggaagggagagaatggGGTTCAGGTTCAGTGTAATTATTTTGCAAGGAAGAATACAAGGGACATAAAGCAGTGTGTGCAGAATAAATTTGAGTGTGCTCTTTCCTCctaaattttttggaatagttttggAAGGATAGTTgcaagttcttctttgtatgttttcataGAATTAtccagtgaagctatctggttctggacttttgtttgcagggatatattgcttatttaggtcttctgcccatttttggattgtgttcttcattttttccttattgagttGTGTGtgctgtttatacattctggaaatttagCCCTTGTCAGAcccataatttgcaaatatttcctcccattccatagattgtctttttgttttgtttcttttgctgtgcaaaaatttgtaagtttaattaggccccttttgtttatttttgcttttatttcttttgcctgagTTCACTGCCCTAGAACATAGCTACAATTTATgggagataatattttgcctgtgttttcttctaggaggtatataatgtcttgtcttatgtttaagtctttaagccattttgagttaatctttgtgtatggtatgaggttCTAACtccactgatttacatgcagctatcCGTtattcccaacaccacttgctgaagaggctttcttcattatatattctcacctcctttgttgaatattaactgactgtaagtgtgtggggttattcctgggctctctattctgttccattgatccacatgtctgtttttgtgccaataccatgctgttttgattattgtaactctgtagtattgtttgaagtctggaagagttattcctccagcttcattattttcattcagtattgcttttgcaattctgggtctttgtgatttcatgtaaattttaggattatttaccctagttttgtgaaaaatgccctgggtaatttgatggggATCACCTTAAACctacagattgctttgggtagtatggccattttaactgtattaattcttctaatccaagagcatgggatatctttccacttatttaaatcatctttaatttccttaattaatgtTTGCTGTTCTCCacgtataaatctttcacctccttggtcagatttatgtataaatatttcatatttttggatgctattttaaaagtgatttttttttattttctttctttctctgatattttgttgttattatacagaaatgcaattgatttatgtatgttaatcttgtatcttgctaccttgtTGAATCCTTTTATCAGCTCTAGAAGATTTGtatggagcctttagggtttgcTATCTGTAGTATTATGTTATCCAAATgaaatgacaattttacctcttgctttccaatttggatccctgttatttccttttcttgtcttgttgCTATGATTAGAGCTTCCCATACTGTATTGAATAGAAGAGgttgagagtgggcatctttatttttttccagattttagtgggaaggctttcaacttttcactgttgagtattatgctggctataggtttgtcataaataacttttattatgtggagatatattccctctacacatgctttgtttatggtttttatcataaatgggtgttgaattttatcacatgctttttctgtAGCTATTgaatgatcatgtgatttttgcctttctttttctgatgtggtgtatcatattgattcaTTTgctatgttgaaccattcttttGTCCCTGAGATGAATTCAACTTGCTGATAGTGtaagatttttttatattattggcttctgtttgcttgtttaatatttttgcatctatattcatcaacgATATTGACCTGTAAGTTCCTTTTTTGGTAGAatcttttcttggttttgatatcagTTTATGTATGTTACTTTCTTTACAAGCTTTTGAAGAGTTTTAGAAGtgttggtatgagttcttcttcttctttttttttttttatgttaagttTGGAAGAATTCCCCAGTGAATCTATCTgttcctgggcttttgtttgcagggatttttttttttttaaattgctgtttctatttcacttctagtgattggtctgttcaagttATCTATTATTTTTTGGTTCAGTTGTGGTGAATCCCATGTTTCTAGAAAGTTGTCAATTTTTTCTAAGCCATTTGTTGCCAGTAtttttgttcataatattctcttattgttttctttttcgtatttctgtggtgttggttgtaatttctctattttaatatttaaaaatttttaaattgaagtgtagttgatttacaatgtttcaaaaatactgcaaagtgattcatatatatatatatatatatatatatatatatatatatatatatatataatttttggattattttccattatgtgttcttacaagaaattgaatatagttccatgtgcta is drawn from Camelus ferus isolate YT-003-E chromosome X, BCGSAC_Cfer_1.0, whole genome shotgun sequence and contains these coding sequences:
- the LOC116662136 gene encoding endogenous retrovirus group K member 9 Env polyprotein-like, with amino-acid sequence MASGGYLFIISNPLSSHPMDWSNQSHLTLDLQLTEEIKNLNQKGQQRSKPMKPTGSSPAKWKRQIDSATPWIAASTREAINISWGQIKKLDSQASKVLREAKVPHTPKYRFLAYQTVISHTSAQVLLFLLLFLSLPLMTGAHLYWARIIDPPVFRPVTWWDADPLLSTNDTQWTGGVWLAPQSHLLENSDWKMLNKTASFISSSPPHPICVSNVPSSFCLHGKTCTYLYCLPKTGTKHANLTFIFTAAFDINQTTSAAFTLPVAHCHMSKERSPHSQSVSWVPCRAPNPRGARLFNYRA